One Pseudonocardia sediminis DNA window includes the following coding sequences:
- a CDS encoding DUF2469 domain-containing protein, producing the protein MSAEDLEKYETEMELTLYKEYRDIVAQFSYVVETERRFYLANSVDVAPRNADGEVYFEVRMSDAWVWDMYRPARFVKNVRVVTFKDVNIEELDTPDLRLPETDTFGG; encoded by the coding sequence GTGAGCGCCGAGGATCTCGAGAAGTACGAGACCGAGATGGAGCTCACGCTCTACAAGGAGTACCGCGACATCGTCGCCCAGTTCTCCTACGTCGTGGAGACCGAGCGCCGCTTCTACCTGGCGAACTCCGTGGACGTGGCCCCGCGCAACGCCGACGGCGAGGTCTACTTCGAGGTCCGGATGTCGGACGCGTGGGTGTGGGACATGTACCGGCCGGCGCGGTTCGTGAAGAACGTGCGGGTGGTGACGTTCAAGGACGTCAACATCGAGGAGCTGGACACCCCGGACCTGCGCCTGCCGGAGACCGACACCTTCGGGGGCTGA
- the dprA gene encoding DNA-processing protein DprA, with protein MSAVTTDLAAGHTGVPDEVLKARAYLLRVAEPPCREVVDLVRQYGPVEAADRIRHGVLSDPLSKKVQARRAHDRAEADLEAAHAVGARLLVPEDPEWPAWPFTAFGTRGALAKPELAPPVAVWVRGARSLSELCEPAVSIVGSRAATGYGTHAAAEFGSVLAAAGVGVISGAAFGIDAAAHRGALAVGGPTVAVLACGPDRAYPAAHESLLERIAASGAIVSEYPPGAVPARHRFLVRNRLLAAMGGGCVVVEAGARSGSQRTASDARTLGRPVMAVPGPVTSAMSVGCHELVRAGAELVGRPEHVLETVGRLGVDLAAAPARPRRPTDGLDPDAAVVHDALPTRAAWPVDRLTEESGLPAEIVRASLVDLEERGLAEYVHGLWQRPAPSPRR; from the coding sequence ATGAGCGCTGTGACGACGGACCTCGCCGCCGGCCACACCGGCGTCCCGGACGAGGTCCTGAAGGCCCGGGCCTACCTGCTGCGGGTGGCCGAGCCGCCGTGCCGCGAGGTGGTGGACCTGGTCCGGCAGTACGGGCCGGTGGAAGCCGCGGACCGGATCCGCCACGGGGTGCTGTCCGATCCTCTGTCCAAGAAGGTCCAGGCACGCCGCGCGCACGACCGCGCCGAGGCCGACCTCGAGGCCGCCCACGCCGTCGGGGCGCGGCTGCTGGTTCCCGAGGACCCGGAGTGGCCGGCGTGGCCGTTCACCGCCTTCGGCACCCGCGGGGCGCTGGCGAAGCCGGAGCTCGCCCCGCCGGTCGCGGTCTGGGTGCGTGGCGCCCGGTCGCTGTCGGAGCTGTGCGAGCCGGCGGTGTCGATCGTCGGGTCGCGTGCCGCCACCGGTTACGGCACGCACGCCGCGGCCGAGTTCGGCTCGGTGCTCGCCGCGGCCGGCGTCGGCGTGATCTCCGGGGCCGCGTTCGGGATCGACGCCGCCGCGCACCGGGGTGCGCTCGCCGTCGGCGGGCCGACCGTGGCCGTGCTGGCCTGCGGCCCGGACCGCGCCTACCCGGCGGCGCACGAGTCGCTCCTCGAGCGGATCGCGGCCTCCGGGGCGATCGTCAGCGAGTACCCGCCCGGCGCGGTGCCGGCCCGGCACCGGTTCCTGGTCCGCAACCGCCTGCTCGCGGCGATGGGCGGCGGCTGCGTGGTCGTCGAGGCCGGCGCGCGCAGCGGGTCGCAGCGCACCGCCTCCGACGCCCGGACCCTGGGCCGCCCGGTGATGGCGGTGCCCGGCCCGGTCACCTCGGCCATGTCGGTCGGGTGCCACGAGCTGGTCCGCGCCGGGGCGGAGCTCGTCGGGCGCCCGGAGCACGTACTGGAGACGGTCGGCCGCCTCGGGGTGGACCTGGCCGCGGCCCCGGCCCGTCCCCGTCGTCCGACCGACGGCCTGGACCCCGACGCCGCGGTCGTCCACGACGCCCTCCCGACCCGCGCGGCCTGGCCGGTCGACCGCCTGACCGAGGAGTC
- the lepB gene encoding signal peptidase I has translation MAFPELPDDRRARPRRYRGSDDAPAEQDDRPRRPRGDRADEVDRPGRRDGASHRPPADEAGVAEEQDFLLGAALQRGVPARYGARPPGPDGEPVPERPRVSRSRRAEDRDAGASGRHGAVANGSHDRGGNGYGPHGHAPNGSGANGHNGYGYDGNGHGAGDDGRAADETSRRRPSERIRDSYAFDGTGPDTGPRRRPPREERPPPRSRTTGNGRAPGDDVDRPRRDDALRSRHAPGPDDVAPPPARRPRLDEPPRIDDPPRFDGGVPPPAATGSHRARGPVAPDDRIRPDRARPDVEQNGASRTGRRRAQEPVAPPYPDQITGWNQDGVPDGPARNGSDRNGRGGPDGIGAGRNGRGPVGHEPGRPDGRQRHDQDAYGERSYADEPTSRRRAPSSRPGPGEPVPPRTSEWPPPGRRAADPSAPAPAYADEPGARRRAPEPSGPRAYAGDEPVRRPRDPLGPPMPPADAPDPRRTRRDPEDLRGADPRGADPRGAVPHAEPGRYGRPDPGAAGERPVRPRGDAADPSRRPVAPGDDRPVPTEAIAAAAAPADLDDAGTRDAEIGDDAAQDTTALPGRRRRAAGTRGRGRSAVPPAATDVDGTARARDPVRGDPDDGDRPGAAALADPPDDDPDATVAADTDGPREGKRSGPAGVAGKIAALTSKGGRSKGDDGEKKPMSFWKELPLLVGVALVLTFLISTFVAKVFVIPSGSMETTLHGCTGCTNDRVLVDKVTYNFTDISPGDVVVFRGPDSWSNSEYELDQPSSALTRGLQMAGSLIGLSPPDEKDFVKRVIAVGGQTVACCDALNQVMVDGQPLDEPYIYYLPEAGPARQIPFGPITVPQGEMWMMGDSRNNSADSRASGHGPVPEENVIGKVRLIVLPFDRFGWVDAVDPQTTQTAAGPESSGGLPAGAPLALGMMGAFPFALGRRRALRRRAEEERFLPLTRRRSRWRATS, from the coding sequence GTGGCATTCCCCGAGCTCCCCGATGATCGCCGGGCCCGCCCCCGTCGGTATCGCGGCAGTGATGATGCCCCGGCGGAGCAGGACGACCGGCCCCGTCGCCCCCGTGGCGACCGGGCCGACGAGGTGGACCGCCCCGGCCGTCGTGACGGGGCGTCCCACCGCCCGCCGGCCGACGAGGCCGGTGTCGCGGAGGAGCAGGACTTCCTGCTCGGTGCCGCACTGCAGCGCGGGGTGCCCGCCCGTTACGGCGCACGCCCGCCCGGCCCGGACGGTGAACCCGTCCCGGAGCGGCCCCGGGTGAGCCGCTCCCGCCGCGCCGAGGACCGTGACGCCGGTGCCTCCGGCCGGCACGGAGCGGTCGCGAACGGATCGCACGACCGCGGTGGCAACGGGTACGGCCCCCACGGGCACGCCCCGAACGGCTCCGGCGCGAACGGACACAACGGCTACGGGTACGACGGCAACGGTCACGGGGCCGGTGACGACGGCCGTGCCGCCGACGAGACGTCCCGCCGTCGCCCCTCGGAGCGGATCCGGGACTCCTACGCCTTCGACGGCACCGGTCCCGACACCGGGCCGCGCCGCCGCCCTCCCCGCGAGGAGCGCCCGCCGCCGCGGTCCCGCACCACCGGGAACGGCCGCGCTCCCGGCGATGACGTCGACCGTCCCCGCCGCGACGACGCGCTGCGTTCCCGCCACGCCCCCGGCCCGGACGACGTCGCGCCACCGCCTGCGCGCCGGCCGCGCCTCGACGAGCCGCCCCGCATCGACGACCCACCCCGATTCGACGGCGGCGTCCCGCCGCCCGCCGCGACCGGGTCGCACCGCGCCCGCGGTCCCGTCGCGCCGGACGACCGCATCCGCCCGGACCGGGCGCGCCCGGACGTCGAGCAGAACGGTGCGTCCCGGACGGGCCGCCGCCGAGCGCAGGAGCCCGTCGCCCCGCCGTACCCCGACCAGATCACCGGCTGGAACCAGGACGGGGTCCCCGACGGCCCCGCTCGCAACGGCTCGGACCGCAACGGTCGCGGCGGCCCCGACGGCATCGGCGCCGGCCGCAACGGCCGGGGACCCGTCGGTCACGAGCCCGGCCGCCCCGACGGGCGTCAGCGCCACGATCAGGACGCCTACGGCGAGCGGTCGTACGCCGACGAGCCCACGTCCCGCCGGAGGGCCCCCTCCTCCCGCCCGGGACCGGGCGAGCCCGTTCCGCCGCGTACCTCCGAGTGGCCGCCCCCGGGCCGTCGCGCGGCCGATCCCTCCGCGCCCGCGCCCGCGTACGCGGACGAGCCGGGCGCACGTCGCCGGGCACCGGAACCGTCCGGTCCCCGCGCCTACGCCGGCGACGAGCCGGTCCGCCGTCCCCGTGATCCGCTCGGCCCGCCGATGCCGCCCGCCGACGCCCCGGACCCGCGCCGCACCCGTCGTGACCCCGAGGATCTCCGCGGGGCCGACCCCCGCGGGGCCGACCCCCGCGGAGCCGTTCCGCATGCCGAGCCGGGCCGCTACGGCCGTCCGGATCCCGGAGCCGCGGGGGAACGCCCGGTGCGCCCGCGCGGCGACGCCGCCGACCCGTCCCGCCGACCGGTGGCCCCGGGCGACGACCGACCGGTACCGACCGAGGCGATCGCCGCGGCGGCAGCCCCGGCCGACCTCGACGACGCCGGAACCCGCGACGCGGAGATCGGGGACGACGCGGCCCAGGACACGACCGCGCTCCCGGGCCGGCGCCGCCGCGCCGCCGGGACCCGCGGACGGGGCCGCTCCGCCGTGCCCCCGGCCGCGACCGACGTCGACGGCACCGCGCGGGCCCGTGACCCCGTCCGCGGTGATCCGGACGACGGGGACCGGCCGGGCGCAGCGGCGCTCGCCGACCCACCCGACGACGATCCGGACGCCACGGTCGCCGCCGACACCGACGGTCCGCGCGAGGGGAAGCGCAGCGGGCCGGCCGGGGTCGCCGGGAAGATCGCGGCACTGACGTCGAAGGGCGGCAGGTCCAAGGGCGACGACGGCGAGAAGAAGCCGATGTCGTTCTGGAAGGAGCTGCCGCTGCTGGTCGGCGTGGCACTGGTGCTCACGTTCCTGATCTCGACGTTCGTGGCGAAGGTCTTCGTCATCCCGTCCGGGTCGATGGAGACGACGCTGCACGGCTGCACCGGCTGCACGAACGACCGCGTGCTCGTCGACAAGGTCACCTACAACTTCACCGACATCTCGCCCGGTGACGTCGTGGTCTTCCGCGGGCCGGACAGCTGGTCCAACTCGGAGTACGAGCTCGACCAGCCCTCGAGCGCGCTCACGCGGGGTCTGCAGATGGCCGGGTCGTTGATCGGGCTGTCGCCGCCGGACGAGAAGGACTTCGTCAAGCGCGTGATCGCCGTCGGCGGGCAGACCGTGGCCTGCTGCGACGCGCTCAACCAGGTGATGGTCGACGGGCAGCCGCTCGACGAGCCCTACATCTACTACCTGCCCGAGGCCGGTCCGGCCCGGCAGATCCCGTTCGGGCCGATCACGGTGCCGCAGGGCGAGATGTGGATGATGGGCGACTCGCGGAACAACTCGGCCGACTCGCGGGCGTCCGGGCACGGCCCGGTGCCGGAGGAGAACGTCATCGGCAAGGTGCGCCTGATCGTGCTGCCGTTCGACCGGTTCGGCTGGGTCGACGCGGTCGATCCGCAGACCACGCAGACGGCCGCGGGCCCGGAGAGCTCCGGGGGGCTCCCGGCCGGGGCGCCGCTGGCGCTCGGCATGATGGGGGCCTTCCCGTTCGCCCTCGGGAGGCGGCGCGCACTGCGCCGCCGCGCCGAGGAGGAGCGGTTCCTGCCCCTGACGCGCCGCCGGAGCCGGTGGCGCGCGACATCCTGA
- a CDS encoding YifB family Mg chelatase-like AAA ATPase, translating to MGGLARVWSVAVDGVDGVPVEIEAAIGGGMPGVHLLGLPDASLQESKDRVRSAVVHSGRNWPNERIILALSPATLRKTGSGFDTALACAVLAAAGGVRRDRLDGTALLGELALDGRIRPVRGVLPCLLAARAAGLARVVVPMAALPEAALVDGLEVYGADSLSDVLAWLDGDLGLDRPEPAPAGPDRPEMPELADVVGQPDARRALEIAAAGGHHMLMVGPPGTGKTMLAQRIVGLLPELNRTEALQLAGIRSVAGRLGTDAPLSTLAPFVAPHHSASAAALLGGGSRIARPGAVSLAHKGVLFVDETPHWSAHLLDALRTPLEEGEVRLARAEGTVRYPARFQLVLAANPCPCAPANDRDCICPVSVRRRYFGRLSGPLLDRVDLRVKMHPVTVLGAGTDEPGECTAVVRKRVLDARDTAAQRWSGHGWRCNADVPGTVLRTRFALPPPVVEPLTSRMEAGELSARGADRALRVAWTLADLAGAERPDRTMVTEALFYRERSET from the coding sequence ATGGGCGGCCTCGCGCGGGTGTGGTCGGTGGCGGTGGACGGCGTCGACGGCGTCCCGGTGGAGATCGAGGCCGCGATCGGCGGCGGAATGCCCGGAGTGCACCTGCTCGGTCTGCCGGACGCGTCGCTGCAGGAGTCGAAGGACCGGGTCCGGTCCGCCGTCGTGCACTCGGGGCGGAACTGGCCCAACGAGCGGATCATCCTCGCGCTCTCCCCGGCGACCCTGCGCAAGACCGGGAGCGGGTTCGACACCGCCCTGGCCTGCGCGGTCCTCGCGGCCGCCGGCGGGGTGCGCCGCGACCGGCTCGACGGCACGGCTCTGCTCGGCGAGCTCGCCCTGGACGGGCGGATCCGCCCGGTACGCGGCGTGCTGCCCTGCCTGCTCGCGGCGCGGGCGGCCGGGCTGGCCCGGGTCGTGGTCCCGATGGCCGCCCTGCCCGAGGCGGCGCTGGTCGACGGCCTGGAGGTCTACGGCGCGGACTCGCTGTCCGACGTCCTGGCCTGGCTCGACGGCGACCTCGGGCTCGACCGCCCGGAACCGGCGCCCGCTGGCCCCGACCGTCCCGAGATGCCCGAGCTCGCCGACGTCGTCGGGCAGCCGGACGCGCGCCGGGCGCTGGAGATCGCGGCGGCGGGCGGGCACCACATGCTCATGGTCGGCCCGCCCGGCACCGGGAAGACGATGCTCGCCCAGCGGATCGTCGGCCTGTTGCCGGAGCTGAACCGCACCGAGGCGCTGCAGCTGGCCGGGATCCGGTCGGTGGCCGGGCGCCTGGGCACCGACGCGCCGCTGAGCACGCTCGCGCCGTTCGTGGCGCCGCACCACTCGGCGTCGGCGGCGGCGCTGCTCGGCGGCGGTAGCCGGATCGCCCGGCCCGGTGCGGTGTCGCTGGCGCACAAGGGAGTCCTCTTCGTCGACGAGACCCCGCACTGGTCGGCACACCTCCTCGACGCCCTGCGCACGCCGCTGGAGGAGGGGGAGGTGCGCCTGGCCCGCGCCGAGGGCACGGTCCGGTACCCGGCCCGGTTCCAGCTCGTGCTCGCCGCGAACCCGTGCCCCTGCGCACCGGCCAACGACCGGGACTGCATCTGCCCGGTGTCGGTGCGCCGTCGCTACTTCGGCCGGCTCTCCGGACCGTTGCTGGACCGGGTCGACCTGCGGGTGAAGATGCACCCCGTCACGGTCCTGGGTGCCGGCACCGACGAGCCGGGGGAGTGCACCGCCGTGGTGCGCAAACGGGTCCTCGACGCCCGCGACACCGCCGCGCAGCGGTGGTCGGGGCACGGGTGGCGCTGCAACGCCGACGTCCCGGGCACGGTGCTGCGCACGCGGTTCGCGCTGCCGCCGCCGGTGGTCGAGCCGCTGACGAGCCGGATGGAGGCCGGTGAGCTGTCGGCGCGCGGCGCCGACCGGGCACTGCGGGTCGCCTGGACCCTGGCCGACCTGGCCGGAGCCGAACGCCCGGACCGGACCATGGTCACCGAGGCGCTCTTCTACCGCGAACGGAGTGAGACATGA
- a CDS encoding ribonuclease HII: MRPPRAVVRDSGSWTLQATLQRYGLGPVAGVDEAGRGASAGPLVVAACVLRPSDAKALDGLTDSKLLTPAARDHWFEVIARRAVDLAVVVIPSTEVDRRGVHVANIEGMRRAVAGLSAPPGYVLTDGFAVRGFGRPALAVPKGDRVAACVAAASVLAKVTRDRLMVELDDVRPGYGFAVHKGYSTPEHEAALTALGPCDDHRFSFANVAAVAGRGGVPGLVHNESAAETDGPGPDDDVDEVDPAELAGLREPMDSVTGGAGQ, encoded by the coding sequence CTGCGGCCGCCGCGTGCGGTCGTGCGCGACTCCGGGAGCTGGACGCTGCAGGCGACCCTGCAGCGCTACGGGCTCGGCCCCGTCGCGGGCGTCGACGAGGCCGGTCGCGGCGCGAGTGCCGGGCCGCTCGTCGTGGCGGCGTGCGTGCTGCGCCCCTCGGACGCGAAGGCGCTCGACGGGCTGACCGACTCCAAACTGCTGACCCCCGCGGCCCGCGACCACTGGTTCGAGGTGATCGCGCGCCGGGCCGTCGACCTCGCCGTGGTGGTGATCCCGTCGACGGAGGTCGACCGGCGCGGGGTGCACGTCGCGAACATCGAGGGCATGCGGCGCGCCGTGGCGGGGCTGTCCGCGCCTCCGGGCTACGTGTTGACCGACGGGTTCGCCGTGCGGGGGTTCGGACGTCCGGCCCTGGCCGTACCCAAGGGCGACCGGGTCGCGGCCTGCGTCGCCGCCGCGTCGGTGCTGGCGAAGGTGACCCGGGACCGGCTGATGGTCGAGCTCGACGACGTCCGTCCGGGCTACGGGTTCGCGGTGCACAAGGGCTACAGCACGCCCGAACACGAGGCCGCGCTGACCGCGCTGGGCCCCTGCGACGACCACCGGTTCTCGTTCGCGAACGTGGCGGCGGTGGCCGGGCGCGGCGGTGTGCCCGGGCTGGTCCACAATGAGTCGGCGGCGGAGACGGACGGGCCCGGCCCGGACGACGACGTGGACGAGGTGGACCCGGCGGAGCTCGCCGGTCTCCGCGAACCGATGGACAGCGTCACGGGAGGGGCAGGCCAGTGA
- a CDS encoding YraN family protein: MAAKDDLGRRGEDTAAEYLRDTHGMVVLSRNWRCREGELDIVLTDPEHRLVVCEVKTRSGVGFGEPAESITPRKVRRIRRLARAWMAAHHVGWVELRFDVVAVLMPPGRETTIAYYPAAF; the protein is encoded by the coding sequence ATGGCAGCGAAGGACGATCTGGGCCGGCGCGGTGAGGACACCGCCGCCGAGTACCTGCGGGACACCCACGGGATGGTGGTGCTGTCCCGGAACTGGCGGTGCCGCGAGGGCGAGCTGGACATCGTCCTGACCGACCCCGAGCACCGCCTCGTCGTGTGTGAGGTCAAGACGCGGTCCGGGGTCGGGTTCGGCGAACCGGCGGAGTCGATCACGCCGCGCAAGGTGCGCCGGATCCGGCGTCTGGCCCGGGCGTGGATGGCCGCGCACCACGTCGGCTGGGTGGAACTGCGGTTCGACGTCGTCGCGGTGCTGATGCCGCCGGGCCGCGAGACCACCATCGCCTACTACCCGGCGGCGTTCTGA